One Fibrobacter sp. UWB16 DNA window includes the following coding sequences:
- the cysE gene encoding serine O-acetyltransferase has translation MTPEEMEQLLRKDAAELVKTEPFSKLMLEEQILNRKNFADMLGVTLACQLAGEVIDRAELEKMFRVMYEKYPQLLVCATKDLHATVLRDPACTGPLEPLLFFKGFQGLQAYRVAHVLYEEGRHFPAKMLQSIISRKFGMDIHPAAKIGHGLLVDHATNIVIGETATVGNNVSFLHGVTLGGTGNEIGDRHPKIGNGVMLGAHAQLLGNIHIGDGAKIGAGAVVLCDVPAHTTYAGVPAVQVGHPHDDMPSFNMQQDFTRDKN, from the coding sequence ATGACACCAGAAGAAATGGAACAGTTACTCCGCAAGGACGCAGCAGAGCTCGTCAAAACCGAGCCGTTTTCGAAGTTGATGCTCGAAGAGCAAATCCTTAACCGCAAGAATTTTGCGGATATGCTTGGAGTAACCCTCGCCTGTCAACTCGCCGGCGAAGTCATTGATCGCGCTGAACTCGAGAAGATGTTCCGAGTCATGTACGAAAAGTATCCCCAATTGCTTGTTTGCGCGACAAAGGACTTGCACGCAACAGTCCTCCGCGACCCCGCTTGCACGGGCCCTCTCGAACCGCTACTGTTCTTCAAGGGTTTCCAAGGACTGCAAGCCTACCGCGTAGCCCACGTTCTTTATGAAGAAGGCCGACACTTCCCCGCCAAGATGCTCCAGAGCATCATCAGCCGCAAGTTCGGCATGGACATCCATCCGGCTGCAAAGATTGGTCACGGACTTTTGGTGGACCACGCCACAAATATCGTCATCGGCGAAACCGCAACCGTCGGAAACAACGTGAGCTTTTTGCATGGCGTGACCTTGGGTGGTACCGGTAACGAAATCGGCGACCGTCACCCGAAAATCGGAAACGGCGTGATGCTCGGTGCCCACGCCCAGTTGCTCGGAAATATCCACATTGGCGATGGTGCAAAGATTGGCGCAGGCGCCGTGGTGCTTTGCGATGTTCCTGCTCACACAACTTATGCTGGCGTCCCGGCCGTTCAGGTGGGTCACCCGCACGACGACATGCCGAGCTTCAACATGCAGCAAGACTTTACGCGCGACAAAAACTAA
- the nth gene encoding endonuclease III: MNKAAKIKFIGDKLDELYPNPPIPLDFTSPFTLLVAVVLSAQCTDIRVNQVTAVLFKKADTPVKMIKLGVDRIAEIIKPCGFFNTKSVNIFKLSQALVEKFKGEVPHTFEELESLPGVGHKTASVIMSHIFKLPAFPVDTHIHRLAERWGLSDGSSVEKTEEDLKKAFPKEEWEKRHLQIIYFGRNYCKARGHKDEECPICSVVHKRG; encoded by the coding sequence ATGAACAAGGCTGCAAAAATCAAATTCATTGGCGATAAGCTGGACGAGCTGTACCCGAATCCGCCCATTCCGCTAGACTTTACAAGCCCATTCACGCTCCTCGTGGCAGTCGTTTTAAGCGCCCAGTGCACAGACATCCGCGTGAATCAGGTGACCGCGGTTCTCTTTAAAAAAGCAGACACACCAGTCAAAATGATTAAGCTCGGCGTAGACCGCATTGCCGAAATCATCAAACCTTGCGGTTTCTTTAACACCAAAAGCGTGAACATATTCAAGCTCTCGCAAGCGCTCGTCGAAAAGTTCAAGGGCGAAGTCCCGCACACGTTCGAGGAACTTGAAAGCCTCCCTGGAGTCGGACATAAGACGGCAAGCGTCATCATGAGCCACATCTTTAAACTCCCTGCATTCCCGGTCGATACGCACATTCATCGCCTCGCCGAACGTTGGGGATTAAGCGACGGCTCAAGTGTCGAAAAGACCGAAGAAGATTTAAAAAAAGCTTTTCCCAAGGAAGAATGGGAAAAGCGTCATTTGCAAATCATTTATTTTGGGCGCAACTACTGCAAAGCGCGCGGGCACAAAGACGAAGAATGCCCGATATGCTCCGTAGTCCATAAGCGCGGTTAA
- the murD gene encoding UDP-N-acetylmuramoyl-L-alanine--D-glutamate ligase, with protein MQNTLVSPVGILGFGVEGQSSLRYLFREGVKDIVVMDKNPVTLPDVPAGVNVKVSSGENYLDGLKDCVTVIRSAGVYPMSPELFKFQMNGGLMTSQIQLFLEQTQSKATVGVTGTLGKGSTVSMISHILTKTGRKNEIGGNFGVPALDLLEDETPDRISILELSSFQLMTLSVSPDVGVVLRVSTEHLDWHKSVEEYRDAKANLVRWQKREGTCVYLKDAEPTAKIASESPAKTKYAVSLADGASNGDGDAVIDGATLAIDGEKLYLSDCKVRGIYQLENMAAATLACKALGVKVADAFEALKSYETLPFRMEFKGEKRGIEFYNDSYATRPDATIAATGSMKRPFALILGGSEKNADFTELSEILVKQRPNLKRVALIGATAERMLADLKKAGVDEAGIKTAIFPTLEEAFADSLNIGEGGTVIMSPACASFGLFKNYKVRGQVFDKLVEGV; from the coding sequence ATGCAGAACACTCTTGTTTCTCCGGTTGGAATTTTGGGCTTTGGCGTTGAAGGCCAGAGCTCGTTGCGTTACCTTTTCCGCGAAGGTGTCAAGGATATTGTCGTGATGGACAAGAATCCGGTGACTCTCCCGGATGTGCCTGCAGGCGTGAACGTCAAGGTGAGCAGCGGCGAGAACTATTTGGACGGACTCAAGGATTGCGTGACGGTCATACGTTCGGCTGGCGTTTATCCAATGAGTCCGGAGCTTTTCAAGTTCCAGATGAACGGCGGTCTCATGACGAGCCAGATTCAGCTCTTTTTGGAACAAACTCAATCGAAAGCGACTGTGGGCGTCACAGGTACACTCGGCAAGGGTTCTACCGTAAGCATGATTTCGCACATTCTGACGAAGACCGGCCGCAAAAACGAAATTGGTGGAAACTTTGGCGTGCCGGCATTGGACTTGCTCGAAGACGAGACTCCGGACCGTATCAGCATCTTGGAACTTTCAAGCTTCCAGCTTATGACTTTGTCTGTGTCTCCGGATGTAGGCGTTGTTTTGCGCGTTTCGACAGAACATTTGGACTGGCACAAGAGCGTTGAAGAATATCGCGATGCCAAGGCAAACCTTGTGCGTTGGCAAAAGCGCGAAGGTACGTGCGTTTATTTGAAAGATGCCGAACCGACTGCAAAAATTGCATCGGAAAGCCCGGCAAAGACTAAGTATGCTGTAAGCCTTGCTGATGGTGCAAGCAACGGCGATGGTGATGCCGTGATTGACGGTGCGACTCTTGCGATTGATGGCGAAAAGCTTTATCTCTCGGATTGCAAGGTCCGTGGCATTTACCAGCTCGAAAACATGGCTGCGGCAACGCTCGCTTGCAAGGCTTTGGGCGTGAAAGTCGCCGATGCGTTCGAAGCGCTCAAGAGCTATGAGACGCTCCCGTTCCGTATGGAATTCAAGGGCGAAAAACGCGGCATTGAATTCTATAACGACAGTTATGCAACCCGCCCGGATGCAACGATTGCGGCAACCGGCAGCATGAAGCGCCCGTTTGCTTTGATTCTTGGCGGTTCGGAAAAGAACGCCGACTTTACGGAACTTTCAGAAATTCTCGTGAAGCAGCGCCCGAACTTGAAGCGTGTAGCGCTCATCGGCGCGACCGCCGAGCGCATGCTTGCTGATTTGAAAAAGGCTGGCGTGGATGAAGCGGGAATCAAAACTGCCATTTTCCCAACGCTTGAAGAAGCTTTTGCTGATAGCTTGAATATTGGTGAAGGCGGAACGGTCATTATGAGTCCCGCATGTGCAAGCTTTGGACTGTTCAAGAACTACAAGGTTCGTGGACAGGTTTTCGACAAGCTTGTCGAAGGCGTGTAG
- the secG gene encoding preprotein translocase subunit SecG produces MTTLFWVLIVLHVFLCFFLALLVLVQNDKMGGLAGLGGMTSQSAFSTAGAATFIQKLTRVVAVIFFIVVFALGLITAKQDQTVEESAMQKATRESAAEQAVPEVPALPATFNAPAEVAPAAPAAEVKAEAPAAPAAEVKAEAAPAPEAAAPAEAPKAKKGKKKAK; encoded by the coding sequence ATGACAACTCTCTTTTGGGTATTGATCGTCCTCCACGTGTTTCTCTGCTTTTTCCTTGCTCTCCTCGTCCTCGTTCAGAACGACAAGATGGGCGGTCTGGCAGGTCTCGGTGGCATGACTTCGCAATCTGCATTTTCTACCGCCGGCGCAGCGACCTTCATCCAGAAGTTGACCCGTGTCGTTGCTGTGATTTTCTTCATCGTGGTTTTCGCTCTTGGCCTCATCACGGCTAAGCAGGATCAGACTGTTGAAGAATCTGCTATGCAGAAGGCTACTCGTGAAAGCGCTGCCGAACAGGCTGTTCCGGAAGTTCCGGCTCTCCCGGCTACTTTCAATGCTCCGGCTGAAGTTGCTCCGGCTGCACCTGCCGCAGAAGTCAAGGCAGAAGCTCCGGCCGCACCTGCTGCTGAAGTGAAGGCTGAAGCCGCTCCGGCTCCTGAAGCTGCTGCTCCGGCAGAAGCTCCGAAAGCAAAGAAAGGCAAGAAGAAGGCCAAGTAA
- the tpiA gene encoding triose-phosphate isomerase produces the protein MRQYIIAGNWKMNKTVSESVQLAKDIVEAVKDVKKTEVVIAPTYLAAAKVADVIKGTNVKLAIQDIHWKDQGAYTGKVSIDMVKEIGAEYVIIGHSEQRQYFHETEETVNLKVKKTLEAGLKPIICIGETLDQRNGGILKEVLGLQVKGAFKDVSAEDAAKCVLAYEPVWAIGTGVTATDEQAEETQAYVRSVVKEIYGEAVAEGMRIQYGGSMKGANAAGLLAQKDIDGGLIGGAGLKANTFKEIIDAAEAK, from the coding sequence ATGCGTCAGTATATCATTGCTGGTAACTGGAAGATGAACAAGACCGTTAGCGAATCCGTTCAGCTCGCTAAGGATATCGTGGAAGCCGTCAAGGACGTGAAGAAGACCGAAGTCGTTATTGCTCCGACTTACCTCGCTGCTGCTAAGGTTGCAGACGTTATTAAGGGCACGAACGTGAAGCTCGCTATCCAGGACATCCACTGGAAGGACCAGGGCGCATACACGGGTAAGGTTTCCATTGACATGGTCAAGGAAATCGGTGCTGAATACGTGATCATCGGTCACTCTGAACAGCGTCAGTACTTCCACGAAACGGAAGAAACCGTGAACCTCAAGGTCAAGAAGACTCTCGAAGCTGGCCTCAAGCCGATCATCTGCATCGGTGAAACTCTCGACCAGCGCAACGGCGGCATCCTCAAGGAAGTTCTCGGCCTCCAGGTCAAGGGCGCTTTCAAGGACGTTTCTGCTGAAGACGCAGCAAAGTGCGTTCTCGCATACGAACCGGTTTGGGCAATCGGTACTGGCGTTACCGCTACCGACGAACAGGCTGAAGAAACTCAGGCTTATGTCCGCTCCGTTGTTAAGGAAATCTACGGCGAAGCTGTTGCAGAAGGCATGCGCATCCAGTACGGTGGCTCCATGAAGGGTGCAAACGCTGCTGGCCTCCTCGCTCAGAAGGATATCGACGGCGGTCTCATTGGTGGTGCAGGCCTCAAGGCTAACACCTTCAAGGAAATCATCGACGCCGCTGAAGCCAAGTAA